Proteins from a single region of Dysosmobacter acutus:
- a CDS encoding SLOG family protein, whose translation MRGRQSTCSFTGHRPGKLPWGTDEGDLRCLNLKQRLWDAVEAAYQEGMRHFICGMALGCDLFFAEAVLRLREMHPEVTIEAAIPCLTQADTWPPAQQRRYRALLAQCDYETVVQEKYSSTCMQRRDRYMVDHSSILIAVFDGLPGGTRYTVQYAMERGVSVVDLPTVLR comes from the coding sequence ATGAGAGGACGGCAGAGTACCTGCAGCTTTACCGGCCACCGGCCGGGGAAGCTGCCCTGGGGAACGGACGAGGGAGACCTTAGGTGCCTGAATTTGAAGCAGCGGCTGTGGGACGCGGTGGAGGCCGCATACCAGGAGGGGATGCGGCATTTCATCTGCGGCATGGCGCTGGGCTGCGACCTCTTTTTTGCGGAGGCCGTGCTCCGGCTGCGGGAGATGCACCCGGAGGTGACGATAGAGGCGGCGATCCCCTGCCTCACCCAGGCGGACACATGGCCTCCGGCGCAGCAGCGGCGCTACCGCGCGCTGCTTGCGCAGTGCGACTATGAGACGGTAGTGCAGGAGAAGTACTCCAGCACCTGCATGCAGCGGCGGGACCGGTATATGGTGGACCACTCCTCCATCCTGATTGCCGTGTTCGACGGCCTGCCCGGCGGTACGCGCTATACGGTCCAGTACGCCATGGAGCGGGGAGTCAGTGTGGTGGACCTGCCCACGGTGCTGCGATAG
- a CDS encoding helix-turn-helix domain-containing protein, translated as MRDVLASRLRQCRVEAGLTQGQVAIYCNITEKTYQNYELMTREPKLDILVRIAEYYQVSLDYLAGRTDRKEVCR; from the coding sequence ATGAGAGATGTTTTAGCCAGCCGCCTCCGCCAGTGCAGGGTCGAGGCAGGATTGACCCAGGGCCAGGTGGCAATCTACTGCAATATCACTGAAAAAACCTACCAGAACTATGAGCTGATGACCCGGGAGCCAAAGCTGGATATCCTGGTGCGCATTGCGGAGTATTACCAGGTTTCCCTGGATTATCTGGCGGGGCGGACGGACCGGAAGGAAGTTTGCCGGTAA
- a CDS encoding ECF transporter S component, giving the protein MERVENAAGSRTQSKTHRITVTAMLSAVSAVLMFVDFSVPFMPAFIKMDVSELPALLASFSLGPVYGVAVCFIKNLINCLRTSTGCVGELCNFLLGAIFVYVAGVVYLRFHNHKSRKGAIIGSVLGALAMAVLSVPLNYYLTYPIYAKLMPIDVIVGMYQAIRPSANGLLDCLVTFNMPFTFLKGLIDVILCFLIYKPLSPLLHK; this is encoded by the coding sequence ATGGAACGAGTAGAAAACGCGGCAGGAAGCCGCACACAGAGCAAAACCCACAGAATCACCGTCACCGCCATGCTTTCGGCGGTGTCCGCGGTACTGATGTTTGTGGACTTCTCCGTCCCCTTTATGCCCGCATTCATCAAGATGGACGTCTCGGAGCTTCCGGCCCTTCTGGCCTCCTTCAGCCTGGGCCCGGTCTATGGCGTGGCCGTATGCTTCATCAAAAACCTGATCAACTGCCTGCGCACCTCCACCGGCTGCGTCGGCGAGCTTTGTAACTTTTTGTTGGGCGCCATCTTCGTATATGTGGCGGGCGTCGTCTATCTGCGCTTCCACAACCACAAGAGCCGCAAGGGCGCCATCATCGGCTCCGTCCTGGGGGCCCTGGCTATGGCGGTGCTCAGCGTGCCGCTGAACTACTATCTCACCTATCCCATCTACGCCAAGCTGATGCCCATCGATGTGATCGTCGGCATGTACCAGGCCATCCGCCCCTCCGCCAACGGCCTTCTGGACTGCCTCGTGACCTTCAACATGCCCTTCACCTTCCTCAAGGGGCTGATCGACGTGATCCTCTGCTTCCTGATCTATAAGCCCCTGTCCCCCCTGCTGCATAAATAA
- a CDS encoding LTA synthase family protein, translating to MESNLQTAPEEQYSPAVRPLTVPDHSEGAASSAGAEDGSARRAGRWALPAWLKDRQNLSRAVFWIGPFASYCGVELMNTNNPFTDLNIGQIFFNLLWYSLIYWVMRMVTGRRNLSAGISAVFCFVIGLLNHYVLAFRGRVIFPVDLLCLQTAANVASDYDYTPDRTVWSALAILLVYLVLLFLVPRHRGRNRLRLRTCLLSWGVIGAFLFAFFCTGLLPTVGIYAQQWRTQQNGWLLNFMTSLSYSFVRAPEGYDLDRVNEIAQRYPGTAVVDGAEYPVNLIVVMNESFADLGGFDKLELSEDPLPYYHSLTENTIKGTMYSPVTGGGTANVEFEYLTGDSLAFLPSSTVAYQLYLYDNCPSLVSQAKALGYHTIAFHPYYSSGWNRTFVYDWLGFDEQLYDEDVQNPAYIRKYISDSNDYEQLYRMTDESEEPTFIFNVTIQNHSGYQQGWNNLERTVELSGDSQGKSPVAAQFFSLMRESDNAIRELIEHYSASDERTMIVFFGDHQPPLENSFYEYLYGKKLGERTTEEAMVQHETPFFIWANYDIPESKDVRISSNYLGTLTAQAAGFPLTGYQQLHAALMEQFYVTTTIGFRTADGLVTEEEAELTEEQQALYDDYRIMAYNHLFDDDNHPEGFYS from the coding sequence ATGGAATCCAATCTTCAGACGGCGCCGGAGGAGCAGTACTCCCCCGCTGTCAGGCCCCTCACTGTTCCGGATCATTCAGAGGGAGCTGCGTCTTCTGCCGGGGCAGAAGACGGCTCTGCGCGCAGAGCCGGACGGTGGGCGCTGCCCGCATGGCTGAAAGACCGGCAAAACCTCTCCCGGGCGGTATTTTGGATCGGTCCTTTCGCCTCCTACTGCGGCGTGGAGCTGATGAATACCAACAATCCCTTCACTGATTTAAATATCGGGCAGATTTTTTTCAACCTTTTGTGGTACAGCCTGATCTACTGGGTGATGCGGATGGTGACGGGCCGGAGGAATCTGTCCGCCGGCATCAGCGCAGTGTTCTGCTTTGTCATCGGCCTTTTGAACCACTATGTTCTGGCCTTTCGGGGCCGGGTCATCTTCCCCGTCGACCTTCTGTGCCTTCAGACCGCCGCCAATGTGGCCTCGGACTACGACTACACACCGGATCGAACCGTTTGGTCCGCCCTGGCCATTTTACTGGTCTACCTGGTGCTTTTGTTTCTGGTCCCCCGCCACAGGGGCCGGAACAGGCTGCGCCTGCGCACCTGTCTCCTCTCCTGGGGCGTCATCGGGGCGTTCCTCTTTGCCTTTTTCTGCACGGGCCTGCTGCCCACCGTGGGCATTTACGCCCAGCAGTGGCGGACCCAGCAGAACGGCTGGCTGCTGAACTTCATGACCTCCCTCAGCTACAGCTTTGTCCGCGCGCCGGAGGGATACGACCTGGACCGGGTCAATGAGATCGCACAGCGTTATCCCGGCACCGCCGTCGTGGACGGGGCGGAGTACCCGGTAAACCTGATCGTGGTCATGAACGAATCCTTTGCGGACCTCGGCGGTTTTGACAAGTTGGAGCTTTCCGAGGACCCGCTCCCCTACTACCATTCGCTGACGGAGAATACGATCAAGGGCACCATGTACTCCCCCGTTACCGGCGGCGGCACCGCCAACGTGGAGTTTGAATATCTGACCGGCGATTCCCTGGCCTTTCTGCCCTCCTCCACCGTGGCCTATCAGCTCTACCTCTATGACAACTGCCCCTCCCTTGTCTCCCAGGCCAAGGCCCTGGGCTATCACACCATCGCCTTCCACCCCTACTATTCCTCCGGTTGGAACCGCACCTTTGTCTATGACTGGCTGGGCTTTGACGAGCAGCTCTACGACGAGGACGTGCAAAACCCCGCATATATCCGAAAGTACATCAGCGACTCAAACGACTATGAACAGCTCTACCGGATGACCGATGAATCGGAGGAGCCCACCTTTATCTTCAATGTGACCATCCAGAACCACAGCGGCTACCAGCAGGGGTGGAACAACCTGGAGCGCACCGTGGAGCTCTCCGGCGACAGTCAGGGCAAATCGCCGGTTGCCGCCCAGTTCTTCTCCCTGATGCGCGAGAGCGACAACGCCATCCGGGAGCTCATCGAACACTACAGCGCCTCCGACGAGCGCACCATGATCGTCTTTTTCGGCGACCACCAGCCCCCCCTGGAGAACTCCTTCTACGAGTACCTCTACGGCAAGAAGTTGGGGGAGCGCACCACGGAGGAGGCCATGGTCCAGCACGAGACCCCGTTTTTCATCTGGGCCAATTACGACATCCCCGAATCCAAGGACGTGCGCATCAGCTCCAATTACCTGGGCACTCTCACCGCACAGGCAGCGGGTTTCCCCCTCACCGGCTACCAGCAGCTCCATGCCGCGCTGATGGAGCAGTTCTACGTAACCACCACCATCGGCTTTCGCACCGCCGACGGCCTGGTGACGGAGGAGGAAGCGGAGCTCACCGAAGAGCAGCAGGCCCTCTACGACGACTACCGGATCATGGCCTACAACCACCTCTTTGACGATGACAATCACCCGGAGGGATTTTACAGCTGA
- a CDS encoding SRPBCC family protein, producing the protein MAVIQDTLRAAPEQVWALVTDLGRWDWRSDLSRIEPTEGGFIEYTKSGRPTAFTITEFDPPRYYAFSMENDNLTGRWAGRFSPHPSGGTAVEFREEVFPKKPLLKLAAGFYLRRQQKQYLMDLKQALGE; encoded by the coding sequence ATGGCCGTCATCCAGGATACGCTGCGCGCCGCGCCGGAGCAGGTCTGGGCTCTTGTGACGGACCTTGGCCGCTGGGACTGGCGCAGCGATTTGAGCCGCATCGAACCCACGGAGGGTGGGTTTATCGAGTACACAAAGAGCGGCCGCCCCACCGCCTTCACCATCACGGAATTTGACCCGCCCCGGTATTACGCCTTCTCCATGGAAAATGACAATCTCACCGGACGGTGGGCCGGTCGCTTTTCACCTCATCCCTCCGGCGGCACCGCCGTGGAGTTTCGTGAGGAGGTTTTTCCCAAAAAGCCGCTGCTGAAGCTTGCGGCAGGGTTCTATCTGAGGCGCCAGCAAAAGCAGTATCTCATGGATTTGAAACAGGCACTGGGCGAATGA
- the dinB gene encoding DNA polymerase IV has protein sequence MERTILHCDLNCFYASVELLSHQDLRDVPMAVCGDPGARHGIILAKNEPAKQMGVITAETIWQAKRKCPDLVLLPPHHDLYREYSKQVNALYNQYTDLVEPFGIDESWLDITGSAHLFGGDGVRIADELRRRIREEFGLTASVGVSFNKVFAKLGSDYKKPDATTLISPANWREIVWPLPVGSLLFVGQAVKRALGRFGITTIGQLAGCSGEMLEGLLGKQGLQLHAYANGLDQSRVLSAAEREPVKSVGNSSTFSRNLTTWDEVRTGIAMLSDSVAMRLRRHSLCAGGVQVTVRNPEFQNRSRQTQFSHPTHLMRDLSDGALELVKTIWRPPSPIRMLSVTAIHLVAEEESYSQLDLLNSAAKSEKQEKLERAMDSIRGRYGKDAIAFGSPAGRLDETED, from the coding sequence GTGGAACGAACCATACTGCACTGTGATCTAAACTGTTTTTACGCCTCCGTGGAGCTGCTCTCCCACCAGGACCTGCGCGATGTGCCCATGGCGGTGTGCGGCGACCCCGGCGCCCGCCACGGCATCATTTTGGCCAAAAACGAGCCTGCCAAGCAGATGGGCGTGATCACGGCGGAAACCATCTGGCAGGCCAAGCGGAAGTGTCCCGATCTGGTGCTCCTTCCGCCCCACCACGACCTCTACCGGGAGTACTCCAAACAGGTCAACGCCCTCTATAATCAGTACACCGACCTGGTGGAGCCCTTCGGCATCGACGAAAGCTGGCTGGACATCACCGGCTCCGCCCACCTCTTCGGCGGCGACGGCGTCAGGATCGCCGACGAGCTCCGCCGCCGGATCCGGGAGGAGTTCGGCCTGACCGCCTCCGTCGGGGTCAGCTTCAACAAGGTCTTTGCCAAATTGGGCAGCGACTATAAAAAGCCGGACGCAACCACCCTCATCTCCCCGGCAAACTGGAGGGAGATCGTGTGGCCTCTGCCGGTGGGGTCGTTGCTCTTTGTGGGGCAGGCCGTGAAGAGGGCTCTGGGCCGGTTCGGGATCACCACCATCGGCCAGCTGGCCGGGTGCAGCGGCGAGATGTTAGAGGGTCTTTTGGGCAAGCAGGGGCTTCAGCTCCACGCCTATGCCAATGGGCTGGACCAGTCCCGGGTGCTGAGCGCCGCAGAGCGCGAGCCGGTGAAATCCGTGGGGAACAGCTCCACCTTCTCCAGAAATCTGACCACCTGGGACGAGGTGCGCACCGGCATCGCCATGCTCTCGGACAGCGTGGCCATGCGCCTGCGCCGCCACAGCCTCTGCGCCGGCGGGGTCCAGGTCACGGTCCGGAATCCGGAGTTTCAAAACCGCTCCCGCCAGACCCAGTTTTCCCATCCCACCCACCTGATGCGGGACCTCTCCGACGGCGCGCTGGAGCTGGTCAAAACCATCTGGCGTCCCCCGTCCCCCATCCGGATGCTCTCCGTCACCGCCATCCATCTGGTGGCGGAGGAGGAGTCCTACTCCCAGCTGGACCTTTTGAACAGTGCAGCAAAAAGTGAAAAACAGGAAAAACTGGAGCGGGCCATGGATTCCATCCGGGGCCGCTACGGAAAAGATGCCATCGCCTTTGGCTCTCCGGCCGGGCGACTGGACGAAACGGAGGATTGA
- a CDS encoding 5-formyltetrahydrofolate cyclo-ligase, giving the protein MEIAEEKKALRREVRMAERALPLEEKLCSDERILTRLRTLSEYQNADTVFCFVGTPHEIDTRPILLDVLSSGRRLCVPRCLAGGRMEPVVIRSLNDLSPGAYDILEPVASCQVLQSSEVDFTVVPCLSCDRSGRRLGRGGGYYDRFLADYRGQAAMVCRESLMRRRIPADLYDQTIEILVTDAQIYHCRTDEI; this is encoded by the coding sequence ATGGAGATTGCGGAAGAGAAAAAGGCTTTGCGCCGTGAGGTGCGCATGGCGGAACGTGCCCTCCCTCTGGAGGAGAAGCTTTGTTCCGACGAGCGGATCCTCACCCGGCTGCGGACGCTGAGCGAATACCAAAACGCCGACACGGTGTTCTGCTTTGTGGGAACGCCCCACGAGATCGACACCCGCCCCATCCTTCTGGACGTGCTCTCCTCCGGCCGCAGGCTCTGCGTTCCCCGCTGCCTGGCCGGCGGCCGGATGGAGCCGGTGGTCATCCGCTCCTTAAACGACCTCTCTCCCGGCGCCTATGACATTTTGGAGCCGGTGGCCTCCTGCCAGGTGCTCCAAAGCAGCGAGGTGGACTTCACGGTGGTGCCCTGCCTCTCCTGCGACCGCTCCGGCCGCCGCCTGGGCCGGGGCGGCGGCTATTACGACCGCTTTCTGGCGGACTACCGGGGCCAGGCGGCAATGGTGTGCCGGGAGTCTCTGATGCGGCGGCGCATCCCTGCGGATTTGTATGACCAGACCATCGAAATACTTGTGACAGATGCCCAAATCTACCACTGCCGGACAGATG